A single window of Anaerolineae bacterium DNA harbors:
- a CDS encoding Hydroxymethylpyrimidine ABC transporter, transmembrane component, translated as MTAKTRLDIVSAALILSLALLAWEFGVQMSHTPVYLLPAPSRIWNTFWGEPIYYLHALWITLGEALGGLALGLLAGIGVAVWVTLQPRLEGGVMTLALLIKSMPLAAIAPLLTIWLGFGLLPKVIITALLTFFPVLVNTLVGLQSADSEMLDLMRVHRATAWQTLRHLRAWLALPYLFAALRVAAPLSLMGAVIAEWTGAGSGLGRVMWLAYSNLNLPPLFAAIFVVSTVSIFIYLLMVWLEKKAMPWRTPSVD; from the coding sequence ATGACAGCCAAAACCAGGCTCGATATCGTCAGCGCGGCGCTCATTCTATCGCTTGCCCTGTTGGCCTGGGAGTTTGGGGTACAAATGAGCCATACGCCGGTTTATCTTCTGCCCGCTCCCAGCCGCATCTGGAACACCTTTTGGGGTGAGCCGATTTATTACCTTCATGCTCTCTGGATCACCCTGGGCGAAGCCCTGGGCGGACTGGCTTTGGGTTTGCTGGCAGGAATCGGTGTTGCCGTATGGGTAACCTTGCAGCCACGCCTGGAAGGAGGTGTGATGACCCTGGCGCTCCTGATTAAATCCATGCCACTGGCCGCAATCGCCCCTCTGTTGACCATCTGGTTGGGTTTCGGGTTGTTACCGAAGGTGATCATTACCGCTCTCCTGACCTTTTTTCCCGTGTTGGTCAACACGCTGGTCGGCTTGCAAAGTGCCGATTCTGAAATGCTGGACCTGATGCGCGTCCATCGCGCCACAGCCTGGCAAACCCTGCGCCATTTACGCGCCTGGCTGGCTTTGCCCTATCTCTTTGCCGCTTTACGGGTAGCGGCGCCGCTCTCTCTGATGGGCGCCGTGATTGCCGAATGGACCGGCGCCGGTAGCGGTTTGGGACGGGTGATGTGGCTGGCATATTCAAACCTGAATCTGCCACCTCTCTTTGCCGCCATCTTTGTCGTTTCAACGGTCAGTATTTTCATTTACCTGTTAATGGTCTGGCTGGAAAAGAAAGCAATGCCCTGGCGAACTCCGTCAGTGGATTAA